The genomic segment agctcagcaccagccGAGCTGGGTACAGCCCGGAGCAGGAGGAGCATGGCAGGGACAGGCAGCTGGTGTTACCAAGCTCAAGTGTCAGATAGCTAAATGGGGAAGAACTTGTCTGCACTGCCTCAGCTTGCTGCTACAGGGTGTGACATGCTGCCTCAAGGCATCATTAGGGGTCTGGCACCCACCCCATTGCCAGCAAGGATATCCATACACAGGCTCAGCCCGCCCTGCATAGGGCAAGCACGCAAGCACATGCAGTTAGTGCCATTACCTCTTGCATCTTGGGGTAGGAGTGGGCAGAAGGAGAAGCTAAGGAGGCAGCTGCTCCTAGTGGGGGACTCAGGGGCTTAgttccctccagcagctcataAGGCTCTGAAATATGGAGGGTTTCCTGTGGGAAGGCAAAGATCACATAGGCGAGGCACGCAGAGGCAGAAGGCtcatagcagcagcagcagcccacatGCCCAGGTAGGCAGTAGGACATTGAGGCACGAGGGCACCCCGCCATACAGGAGCAGGCTGGgaagcactgcagccccagcttGGTCAGAGCCAGACTGgaaagtgctctgcagctgtgctaTCCCCTCTCCTGAGGGCACCCCACCATGCCACCCACTAACAACACGTGCTGGCACAGGGCTCCTGCAGTCTGCCCAGgctcctgcagcatcccagcagtCTGACAcgggagatgctgctgctcccaagCCCACTTATGTTGcatttccctccctcccaaCTTGATGTCAgtccctgcagcccacagacaAGCCTGGAGTAGTGCAAGTGCCCAGCTTTAGACAGATGGCACTGGGAAGCAGAGGAACTGCTGCAGACATAAACTGCAGTGCCCCAGTCTTGTCCCTGGGGATGGGAACAGCCCAGCACACAGGAGAGCAGCTCTCAGGACAGTGCCCCATCTCCCCAGTTACCTCTTTGAGAGCTGAGGACATCTTTGGGAAGCTCCTGCCACCTGTGACAAGCTGGTACCGTCTCTCCAGAGACGCAAGCTTCTCCTTCTCCTGAGCACACAAcaagagcagagagaggaggaaggtTATCATCATGTGGTGGCCAGGCCCCATCTCACACCTTAACAGCCAACCCCTGCTGCAAGAGGAGGCaggatcccctctcagcctaATCAGCAACATCTGCAAGGTGGGATGCTGCAGTGACCTGTGACCCCCTGGGAGCATTTTGCACGCTCAGGCACCCATGTTGCAAGCATGCAAGACCAGGGAGTGTGTGACAACCCTCTGGCCCTAGACGTAAGCCTTACCTTCTGGAGGAGCCGCAGGACATCGTTCCTCTCCTGGGCCAGGCGTTCAGCCTCCTGGGCACTCTGCAGCCggatctgggcagcctgagcatCCAGTGCAGCCACCCGCTCCTGGGGATGGGCAAGGGCTGAGCTGGCGGTAGGGGAAGCTTGGCAGCGTGGCTGGGCTGGGGACATGGGGTGCTACGGACATGGGGTGCTGGGAACATGAGTGCTGAGGAGCAACTCACAAGGGACTGATGCCCTGTGTCCCTACCTTCCTGCGGGCGATGCTGCGGTGGTactcagccctgctctgcaggagctgctggctccGCGTCTCACGCTCCTCTTCCAGCCGGCTCTCCCTTTCCAGTTGCTGGAACTCCAGGTCCTCAAAGAGCTTGGTTTCCGTCTCCAGGGCCTCTGCTTCCTTCAGACACACAATGGGGTGGCCACTCACTCCCTTGCCTCAGTGCAAAGGTGGTGGAGGAGGCACTGGGCACAGATCCCATGGGATGAGCTTCTCGCAATGGCTGGGAGCTGCATCCAGATCAGCTGCTCCCACCTGATCCCATCCAGCCTACGGTGAtgctctgccaggctgcagagccagaAAATGCCCCGTGCTAGCAGCATCACCATTGCCAAGCAGCACGCAGGGAGCATGGCAAGCACCCATGTCACCAAGCTGATGGCAAATCCACCACAGACCAGCACCACAACAGACAAATGCCTTTGGCCCCCCAGCCTTTAAATAATgtggcatcctgggatgctgGCACTCAACTCAGTGTCTGCAAACACCGTCCTGGCAGAGCTCTCACTGCAAGAACACACTTCCCATGCCCCAGGAAAGGGACCACCACCACTCCATGGCCACATAGAGTGCAGTGCACGCAGGGCAGCTGCCAGGGCTCCTGCACACCAGGACCACTGAGCATCCCTGAGCATCCCATCACATTCTGCGGGCAGCACCTGCTATCACCCAGACCCATGTCAAATGCAGGAGCATCCACCACCAGCCTGGAAAGGGGACGCAAGCAGTTGTGTGCTAGAGCTGTGCAGCGAGGGCTGCTTCAGCCACAGACTGAGGAGAGCCAGCAGCTACCAGAAAATACCagataatgggaaaaaatgctgcagaccGATGCTAACATAAACTGACAGTGCTGTGTAAATAAACACTCGCAGGAAATAGCtggaagcacacacacacagggacacagagcTCCCTGGCGCTCCCCTCTCGAGAAGCAGCCTGGGGACGGCACCCTGGGAGAACAGGGACCAACTTCCACAGGCAGTGCCCAGCCGGACACACGGACACAGCGACGCCTCCACACCTCAGAGATGCTCAGCATCTGGAcgcagagcactgcagctcgTGGGCAGGCGGGCAGGGCACAGCCCGGCTCTGTGAGCCCACGTGTGGGGCGGATCCCATTGCATGGGGTCAAGAAGGACCCCAGCAGAGGACACCACGCTCAACGTGGGGCTGTGCTGCGGGGCACATGGCTCCTCCTCAGCATGCTTGGGGCAGATCCGTGCTCGTGCCCTGCCCGGTCCGGAGCCAGCACCGTGCCATGGGGCCGGGTGAGCAGCAAGCTTACCAACACGGCGCCAGCCTCCTCCGGCCCGGCTGCGATGCTCTCAGTGCGGCCCCAGCTGCCAGGGAAGAGCTGGCCTAAGCTGGAGCGGAGGGAGGTGGGCCATggtccaggaggggtgggggTGAGACACTGACCCTTCGCATCTGCTCCCGCAACTGCTCCCGCATTGACTCAGGGCAGTTATCAAGGTGGCTCTTCGACTCATTGTAAAGCGCCCGGAGTTTCTCTAGCTCCTTCCTTTCAGCATCAATCTTTGCCCTTTCCTAAATTAGgggagaacaaaacagaacgaaaacaaaacaaaacaaaacaaaacaaagaaaaaaaaaaacagaaaagggaaacaaaaaaaaaaaaaagagagaaaacacacTTCTCAAATCCGCGCcatgcagaagctgcaggatTAGACAGGGGTCAGCCAGAGAGGGGCATTTACCAAGAGACTGAGAGAGCAAAAGCCGTGAGAACCCTGGGCTGGGCAGCGTTACAGAGGTTATGACCAGCCCTGGACCTCTGTCTCATGTTTCCATGCCAAAGACTTAAGGACAGTGGAAAGATCAATGTTGACCTGGCTTTGCAACTTGGGTTAAGTCATCCTAATCCTGCACATTGCCATCAAAGGACTCCAGGAGCTGCCAGAGGCCCTTGCTTTACCACACAGCCATCCTCACAACCACCACCAGAGCCTTCTGTTAACGTGCCCAAAAcccaggatgctgctggcagccagagcAGCTCCAGTGCGGCGGCGATGTGGCTGCtgtgcatctctgcagcagcGTGGCTGCCTGTTGGGCAATAGGAGACCAAAGTCTGTGCTGTCCTTGTGGAGCTGCTTGGGCTGTTCTTCAGCACGTTAGTGGCAGGGCAGATGCACAACAAATGCTTGTTTCTGTCCACAGTCCGTGCAGCCAGAGACACCCGGCTGGCAGGGCACCACATGTAACCCCAGTTtgagctgctgagagcagggaGCACAAAAAGGACTGGGAATCCCAGCTCTCTGTCCTGCAGGCTTTCTGCCAGGACAACCCCCTGGCACATCAGACTGTGCGCTGCTGCATTTTTGTGCATTGCTCAAACAAGGAAAGCCCCATCCTTGCTGGAACATTACTTAGAAATCCTGAAAATTCCTGCAATCCTGGGAAGGAATCTTGTCCATGAGTATTTTGCCTCAAGGTCTTGTCTCACAAGCACCTTTGCTCACTTGGGCTTCTACTGGAtttgctgctgcccagcatTCAGGTAACAGTGCTGTGTTGTCTGTGTATGTGCCTACATCGTCCCCCTCTGAGGACTGTCTTTGCACACCAAAGCAGCCACATCTCAGTGGCAATGGCTCTGGTGGCACCAGCATGTCCCACAGCTGCCCCTGCCCTTCTCCCACTTGGCACTGAAGACACATCCCTGGAGTGGTGCAGGATCCCCCTACCCCCTTGGGGAGCTGACTCCTGCTCCCTccagcacaggagcacagtgagCCGAGGCCATCCCTCCCTCCTGGGCACAGATGTGGGGGCAAAGTGGACAGAGGATGCAGAGGTGGATGGGACATGCTGCTGCCCCACGCTCCAGACCTGGCTGTGAGTGGGGAGAGCAGAGGTGTCAGAGGTTAGtgacagagctcagagcagccaCTGTTAGAGCCAGTTAGTGCAGACTGAATAGGAAAGCAGGTGGTTAAGTCAACTGAGACTCTTGGAATGAGGCTTCTTTTTGCTCCTCTCCTAGCGCTGCACAACGCAGTCTTTCACTAGAGAAAACGCCTGCAAACGGTCAGaaaatcaaaaacaaaccacaaatcCCCAgcgctgcagcagtgctgctgggtgtgctggtggcagctcagccccacacgGCCCCAATTGCACACAGGCACTGAGCAATGCACGTCGGGGTCTCACAGCCTGAGACCAATCACAGGGAGGCGAGACGTGGTCTGCCCTCCCACCAGGACTGCAAAAAGAATCCAGGcccaggaaggagcagcaggagcacaccctgcagcccagagctgctgctcagcatcctgcagggAGCTCCTGGCCAAAGCTGCAAAATGCTCAGAAGAGAACAATCCAGCCACCTCTAGCATTACAGATGCTCAAGCAGTCACCACCACTGTGTGTGACCAAAGCATCCCCGCGGGCAGCAGAGCCAGTGGGCCTGCTGCAAACCTCAGCTTGCAGGAAGGCTGTgagctgggcagtgctgaggCCTCATGGTCAGTGCtagggcagccctgcagcaccgaTCCTGACAGTGAGACTGACAGCACATccccagcatctgcctctgccCTCCTCTGGCAGGGCTGAGGGACACCACGCCAATACCAagcacacagacagacagagcCCGGCAcaatgtgagcacagagagaggagagagaaaggcaCTGCCAAGCTCGCTCGCCcattcctcttcctccctctctgcaCAAACACTGGTGCTCCCATTGCACATGAAGACACCTGGGAAGACCTCATGGAGCTGACACAGCAGCTGTCACCGAATGCCTCTGCAGAATCCAGCCACATGTTCCAGCACGGGAGAACCCCACCAGCGTCATCCCTGCACATGGGCAccagggcaggggacagcatGTCACAGCCCCAAGGGGACAGCCCTGCCTCGGGGCTCACCTTGTCCCGCTCCTTCCGGATGCTGGCGTCCAGGCCGGAgagcttctcctgcagctgctgcaccacctcctgctcctgctgcagccgtGCCACCTCTGACTCCcgctcaccctgcagcagcGCCCTCTCCATCTCTGCCTGGGGTGACACAGCTGTGTCAGCATGGCCGCTCCAGCCCAATCTGCTACCCACTGCCCATGTGGGTGCTGCCCAGACCCTCACCTCTCGCGAtgtctcctgcagctgctgctccagctccttgACACGGCCTTTCAGCTCATCCAGGCGGCCGAACACGCAGGCTCGCTCCTCTTCCAGCCGCTGTGCCTCCTTGGCGCGTGGGCCCGCCAGCTCCTCGTGCTGCAGAGGGAGCAggtcagcacagcacagcacagaacgGCTCAGCCCGGACATCCCCATCCCCTCACCTCGTGGTGTGTGCTCTCGGTGCTGCTGCACTCTTCCTTCAGGTTCTCTTCATCCGACCTCTCCAGGCTCTCCCTCTGCCGCAGCACACCCAGCTCCTCTGCGGCAcggcccagccctgctgtgcccctTGGTGCCCGCCGGCCGGCATCCGTATGaccaggcagcagctcagagccGTCTGTCTTGGTGTACTCAGCACAGAGGTTCAGGATGGTCTCCAGGCGCTGCCGCTCCTGCAGGGAGGTTTGGTCAGAGCAGACCTGCAGCAACCCATCCCAGTGCCCACAAACGTCCCTCACCAGCACGGCtgcctgcattgctgcagggcacagggatCACTGCTGTGCCCAGGGAGGGGACGCAGTGCCCATCTGGCAGCAGGGCACATACACACAGACCACAGCGTGACGTGCCAGGACCAACATCCCCACATTGAGGAAGGAAAACTGTTTCTTGGGGAACgttggctgccagcagctcaccacagccacagcagcaggacTTGGGGCACTTCCCTGtttcccagcagcatccctgtgtGTCACCCTGCCCTGCGTGTCCCACTCCCACGCACCCCAGATCATCACCACCTCCACACACTGGAAGCGCTTCCTCCAGCTCTGGGCACATCGCCCGTGTCTGGAAGGTCCCAGCTGCCCTGATGGATTTCCAGCACTCTGCACACCGGGGGCTGCGCTGCTCCATGCCCCAGTCCAGTGCACTCAaccagccctgggcagcagtcAGAGCATCGGCCTGCAGTGCATGTGGCATGCCCAGGGCTGGAGACAGACTAATTACATACAGCAGCCCCGGCTGAACGCCGCGCTGCCTCTGTAAGGGGCTATTTGTAGGTGGTGATTCAGGCTGTCTGCCTGCCGTGACTCAGGACTGAGTAAACAGGGCTTCTGCTGCCCGTGCCACAACATGGGGATGGGCAGAGGGCAGGAAGCACCCAGCAGGGTTCTGGATGGCACCTGGGGAGGTGAACACAGCCAGGGCATCTGCAGGGCATCTCTAATCCTCAAGGGTGCGGGCTGTGCCAAACCATCAGCCCAGGGCCCTCCCTGGGGAAACACAGGCGGTACCCCACACCAGCCTTGGGCAGCACTGGGTGCAATGCCGGTGGGGACACACACGTatctcctgcactgcacagcccaaCTGGGTGAGCAAGGGCcaagctgtgctgccctggcCCCAAAGAACACTCCCCTGGCCCAGCTGCCCCCACAGTccctggctgctcccagcaatccactgggcagcagggagagacaGATGCACAGGGCAAGCCCCACCCAGGCAGCTGCTCGCTCTATAAAAACTCTATCCCCGTCCCTAAATATAGAGATGCAATGCCCACAGAGCCTCCCAGCAGTCGGCAGCCGGGAACAGCATCTGCACACCACGCACAGGCAGCCACCGTGTCCCTGCTGAGACGCAGCCCTGGCAAGGCACGCCTCACTTTGCAAACCCAGGGGCACTAAAAATTACACATCCACAACCGAAGGCAGCCGTAAGCATCAGAACAGCACTGCCCCAGGCTGAGCCTGCAGATTTCCCTGGCTGCTGCAAGCAGAGGGGCTTGGTGCGAGGCAGCAGTTCCCCGCACACCAGGGGCACCAACTGCCACTCCAGGCCATAATCTCTCCGGATAAGCTCGAGCCTAGGAGCCTGTTCACATCATTCACAAGCTGCCGTCAGCAAAATCCCCGAGAGAAAAGGCctacattttgaaaacaacagaagctCAAAGCCATTTGCAAAGAGGCCACCTCGCACTCGCCGGGGCTGCCCCCGGCCCCTCCAAGCCTCGGCTCCAGCTGCCAAATCCGGGTCAGGACCCcctcccacagccagcagcccccCGCGCCCCTCGGCTCACCAGGCgctccatctcctgctcccGCATCCGCTCCTCGCGCTGCCGCCGGTGGTACTCCAGCAGATCGTCCTCGTTGTCGCTGATCTCGGTGATGCTGTTCTTACGCTCCCGCACGCCCGCCGGCAGCCGCACGTCCCCCGACAGCTTCCTCTGGGCGCGGGGGCTCTGCCGGGGCGAAGGCACGGCCAGGGAGCCCAGGCTGTGTGCGGGGCTGAGGCAGGAGCTGAAGCTGGGCCGGCGTGCGGACGGCTCCGTTGACAGCGGGGACGAGGGGCTCCcggccctgctgctcctcccgCCCGCGGGGCTCGGCTCCTCGTGGCCCTTGCGCCTGGTTCGGGGGCTTCCAGGAACCTCCCTGCCCAGCCGGGGCTGAGGGGACGGGGCATCCGGGGCCGCCCGGGGGCTGGCGGCTCGGCGCGATAAGGACGGGCTGAGGGGCGGCAGCTCCCGCATGCTCTCCACGTTCCTCCGGGCCGCCCGCGGGCTCTCGGGGGGCTGCAGCCCACGGCCACTCTGGCTGCCGTGCGCCGGTCCCACGGCGTCCGGGAGAAGCCTGGGTGCGGGCTGACGGCCGGGAGCGGGAGGGTCCCTCGGCTCTCGGAAGGGGCTGGGCGGCcgctcctgcagggctgcccgAACCCGCGGCACCGAGGAGCCCAATGTCCGGGGGGCTGCCCGGGGGCTGCCGGGCGGCTGGGAACGAGGACTGCCCGCCCTGTGCTCTTGGAGGGGGTGCGGGACCGCCGGGCTGTCCAGGGCACCCCGCCAGGCGCGGGGGCTCTCCGCCGACCGAGTGTCATTGGGGCCCCCGTAGGGTGGCGGTGGTGGGCGCTGCGGGGGGGGCTGCACGGCGTGGTTGTAGCTGGAGGAGCGGAGCGGCACGACGGGGGGCACGGCCGGgccctgctcctggctgctgggcGAGTGGCTCGTGTAGCCGCCGCTGCTGGCGGGCGAGGAGAGCGGGGAGAAGGGCGGCGAGGCGTTCTCGTAGCTGGAGCCCCCCGAGGCGGCACCGGGGCTCAGCGGAGGGGACAGGAGGCAGCGCCCACCTCCGTTCACCATGGCGCAGAGCGGGGACTGGCCGCGGGACGGCGGCTTCTTGCTGGGGGACGCCGGATCCTCCAGCACCAGCGAGTCCATGATGTCCTGCAAGTCCTTCTCGATGGAGCTCACCAGGGAGTTGTGGCTGGGCTCCCGTGCCGGCAGCTGGCGGCTGCCATTCACCAGGGCTTCGGGCTCTGCGGGCAGACGTGGGAGGGAGGGAGTCAGAGTGGGCAGGGGCACcgtgctgccctgctcctgcagcttctgagcagcgcagctctgcaggcagcccctCACCCAGCCCAGCTCCGCTCCACTCTGCCTTGCAGGGCTTGCAGAGAGCACACTGATGGGGCAGGAGATTGAGGCTGGCACCCAGCTGGCAGACCAAAGCTCAGTTCACTTCCATTAAACTCTCCCTCCCCACAGTGCAAGGCTCCTGCCTGCAAAATCATACTGTGCACAGCCAGCCAGGAGGGCACAGGCATGCTGGCATGCAGCCTCCCTGCCTGATCCCGGCCCGAGGCCGTGGTGTGTCTGGACACAGCTCTGCGTGCCACCGATGTGCCTGTCACTCAAAGGACATGCTAATAACAGCAGTGGCTGCTCCTGAACAGTGTCACCACACTGGCATGGGGCAGCACCACATCGGTAGATCTTGAGCtgccacagcaaaacaaataggCAGCAGCAAACACCAGCATGAGGCCTGACACTGACCTGACCCCTGCTTCATGCGCACCAGGAGTGCATCCCTGCTGAGAGAGACACCATCAGTCCCACGGCCCAGGTGGgacccagagcagcaggcatCATCTCTGCACACGCAGTCCTGCCTGATATCACAGGTACAGAGATACAACCAGGGAccagaagggcagcagctgtgggcagctgcAGGTTGCTCAGGGGACACAGCACCTCCTCAGGTTCTTACTCCCCGTTCCCAGCTGTAGGACCTGATGTTTTCCCAGCCCTCAGCACTGTGCACATGGCACAAATCACACCATGAGTTCACAGCATCCTGCCCTGGTGATAATAAGCAGGGTGCAGCTGCACAGACCCAACAAGCACCAGTGTCTGGTGACTTCCAGTACCCACAGCATCCTGTGCCTGGCACCAGCTGCCACTGGGAAAGGGCAGGGGCTGTCCCAGCACCAAGCAGGTCCCTGCCACCTCCTCAGTGGGGAGGGACTACACTGGGAGCCAGACAGCAGcaaacagtgctgctgaaagctCCAGCTGTGTCCTGCTCAGGGATGCACAGCCATGGAGACAGTGTGGGGATGGCACGTGGGAGCTGCCAGCCTGGATCAGCACAGCGCCTGTCTCATCCCCCCCCTTGGAGCCAGGCTGGAGGCAGGGACCTCATGCCTTACAGACAGACACAGCGAGATAAGCAGCTGCTTCAATTAAGTGCTGCAGCCAGGGAAACGGCCTTCACAGCCTCCTTGTAGCCAGCCCTACATGTAAACAGCAGCTCTCAGGCAGCAGGGGGGCCTGCATGCACCCAGCAGCCCTACACTCCTGGGCTGAGCAAGGACTGAGAGCTCTGTCCCAgtagcagcacagcccccagaCCCACACACAACAGGGGGCTTGGGTTGGGCAGAAACCTGTTACACTCTTCCCAGGCACCATTAATAATTAACAGACATCAGCACAGCCACCAGGCTGAGTCATCAGCCAATGAAGGCACCACAGAGCATCCATGAATGGGCATCACAGGAATCCAGATCCCACTGTTATGACCTTGCACAGCACTATGCTCCCACCCGTACCCAGGAGAACTCCAAACAAGGAGACTCCTAacatccccacagccccaccagGATGAAGAAGGGCCACCTACTTGCTGGCAGTCCATAAAGAGCCGCGGggctccttcctcctgctgggATCATGCTCTTCATCCACTTGGCTTCAGCGGGGTGGTTGAAGCGGAGGAAGGTCGCCTGGCCCAGGCAGATGGTGCACCCTGGGGAGAGAGGGGGTTCAGCAccggggtggggggggcacgGCTGGAATCCAGGTCACTGCCCGCCATCCCCACAGCCGGGTGCATCCCGCACAGCTGGGGCCAcgcacagagcagggctggcagcactCCAGTGCCGCCGCCAGCTGCAGACAAGACAGCTCCTGTCCGCTGTaggaaaatgctgcttcttgGCCCAAACCCGGAGCCTTCGCAGGGAAGGCTGCCGATTCGCCATCAGGGAGGAATGTAGGGACGGGAGCCAGGCTGCGCCAGCCCcagggaacagcagcagaggctgcagatggTCCCTGCTGAGCGCAGGCGGCTCAGACGCTGCGTGTCGCTCCCTGCACGGCTGCACGCTGGGGGACCGGCAGGGCAGTAGGGCCGAGTGGCACAGGGAGGGCAGCAGCCCCACTGAGAGCTGCATTCACCGCTCCGCCACCACCTGGATGCAGCTCAATGTGCAGCAGAGGAAAGTGCTGCCCGCACCCGCCCTGCAAGGGCTGTAAAAGGCGACTCTTCACACACACCGGTGTGTGAAGACAATAGCATCCGGAAGCCACGGTGCCAAAGTCCCACATGTGCAGTAAGcgcagggagctgggagcaggcagcacacagccagccgCCTTCCCCACggggctgctgccagccagcACCACGCCGGCGGTGCGAGGCTCCTGCCTGGCAGCCGTGTTGCCGACACACCCCACTTTGAAGCGCCTCCAGGGCCCCAGGGAGAGGCTCACTGCTCGCTGTCAGCTGAAAATCCCTTGCTGGAAGGGATGCATTTTttggagcagctgagctggcagCGTGCAACCCAAGTGCAGCCCcagcctcagccccagcagagcaggtggGTCCGGatggagggagctgggctgggaaaTCCCCAGGCAGGCAGCGGGGAGTGGGGGAGCGTGTACAGAGATCACCCTATGCCAGCTATGGTGGAGCAGAAATAACAGGAGAGCACGTGCTGACTCCAGGTCCCACCAGGGAGCTGGCAAAGAGCAGCCCTGTGTGACACCAACACACAGATCAGCTCCAGTCAACACAGATTGCACCAGGTTAAGAGAAGTTCTGCACGTGTTGGGTTCAGCTGGCAAAGCCTCTCAGCACACCAATGCGTCCCCGTGCAGATGGGTCTAACTGACCCATGCTTTTCCAGGAGCTGCTCTTCCCAGAGCAGTGGCCACCAACCTCCTGCTCCGCgaccccactgtgcccatcccgaaggagctgtgtgtgctgttcAGAAAGTGTGGACACGGGGATGTCAACAGCACCCGCACCCATCGCCCATCGGGTCCTTTTCTCCTCCACTCACGCGGCTCTCATTGTTCCCTTGGGTGACCCGCTGCAGCACGCGGTCCCCCCGAAGCACCCAGCCGCCTTCTGCGGGGGGTACGAGGGAAGATGCGAGGAACATCTtcactctgcagcagcagcgggGCCGAACGGCCCCCGCCCGGCTCCGGGGGGCTCCGCACCGGCCGAGCTCCGCCGCCAGCCGCCCCTCCCCGCCCGGCAGTGCGGGATCCCCCCCGGCCCGCGGCTCCCAGGCCTTTGTGCGGCTTCCCCGCCCCGGGAGCGCCTCGGATAAATCACCGTCGCTAATGAGAGGCTGTCAAAGGAGCGCAGGATCCGGATTTCTAACTCCGGCGCAACCCGACACCGCGGGCGATGAATGAAATGGCGGATGGAGAAAGTCTGAAAGCAGCCACCGCTGTCGGAGGGGCCGGGCTGCCCGGAGCCGACCCCCGCCCGGAGCCCCCGCCCCGGCTGCCCGCGGAGGCGCGGCGCCCGAAGCCCGACCCGGTGACAGCTCGGCATCGCCCTCTCCCCACGGCCCGGGCCCGACAGACCGATGCAGACAGATGGAGGACGATAAACGAGCGAGACGGCGCTGGCCGCGAGGCGACGGGCGGCAGCTCCGCGGGGCGCCGGCAGCCCGGGGCCGCCAAACAAAGCCCAGAACCGGCGCTGTTCCCTCCGCCCCTCCCGGCGCCCTCCTCGCTGCGCCCCCCGCCCCTCCGGGCACGGATACGCGTGGCCGTCCCCCCCcaccgccgcgccgcgccgcgccgcacTCACCGAGCCCGAGCCGCCCGCTGGCCGCAGCCGCCGCCCGGGCAGCGGGAGCCGCGCACCGGACCGCCCCGGGGAGGAGCCGCACGGGCGGGGCGGCTCCGCGGGG from the Lagopus muta isolate bLagMut1 chromosome 22, bLagMut1 primary, whole genome shotgun sequence genome contains:
- the PHLDB1 gene encoding pleckstrin homology-like domain family B member 1 isoform X6 produces the protein MEAPSRTTTSPTRRVQTIIQNSPLDLIDTGKGLKVQTEKPHLVSLGSGRLSTAITLLPLEEGRTTIGTAAKDIVLQGPGLAPEHCYIENVRGTLTLHPCNNACTIDGVMIQRPTRLTQGCTICLGQATFLRFNHPAEAKWMKSMIPAGGRSPAALYGLPAKPEALVNGSRQLPAREPSHNSLVSSIEKDLQDIMDSLVLEDPASPSKKPPSRGQSPLCAMVNGGGRCLLSPPLSPGAASGGSSYENASPPFSPLSSPASSGGYTSHSPSSQEQGPAVPPVVPLRSSSYNHAVQPPPQRPPPPPYGGPNDTRSAESPRAWRGALDSPAVPHPLQEHRAGSPRSQPPGSPRAAPRTLGSSVPRVRAALQERPPSPFREPRDPPAPGRQPAPRLLPDAVGPAHGSQSGRGLQPPESPRAARRNVESMRELPPLSPSLSRRAASPRAAPDAPSPQPRLGREVPGSPRTRRKGHEEPSPAGGRSSRAGSPSSPLSTEPSARRPSFSSCLSPAHSLGSLAVPSPRQSPRAQRKLSGDVRLPAGVRERKNSITEISDNEDDLLEYHRRQREERMREQEMERLERQRLETILNLCAEYTKTDGSELLPGHTDAGRRAPRGTAGLGRAAEELGVLRQRESLERSDEENLKEECSSTESTHHEHEELAGPRAKEAQRLEEERACVFGRLDELKGRVKELEQQLQETSREAEMERALLQGERESEVARLQQEQEVVQQLQEKLSGLDASIRKERDKERAKIDAERKELEKLRALYNESKSHLDNCPESMREQLREQMRREAEALETETKLFEDLEFQQLERESRLEEERETRSQQLLQSRAEYHRSIARRKERVAALDAQAAQIRLQSAQEAERLAQERNDVLRLLQKEKEKLASLERRYQLVTGGRSFPKMSSALKEETLHISEPYELLEGTKPLSPPLGAAASLASPSAHSYPKMQEYVTIEQLSGILGSVSAPAGSPLGRAPPASSSSGCTPLPPSLPALSSPSISAEMEKQLPGGPLWLPALDLEKWYQEVMAGFETSSPVSPPSSPPPLPAKAYSSQKPLQVYRAKMEGDTGALTPRMKSGTPSSSQLNISVLGRSPSPKGPLHAPSHAGSLPRNLAATLQDIETKRQLALQQKADPLPAEPLQPGDVPGQQVIEEQKRRLAELKQKAAAEAQSQWEALHGQPPFPQSYPPLMHHSILHHHHAHGAGPRAEELDHAYDTLSLESSDSMETSISTGNNSACSPDNMSSASGMDAGKIEEMEKMLKEAHAEKSRLMETREREMELRRQALEDERRRREQLERRLQDETARRQKLVEKEVKLREKHFSQARPLTRYLPIRKEDFDLRLHIESSGHSVDTCYHVILTEKMCKGYLVKMGGKIKSWKKRWFVFDRMKRTVSYYVDKHETKLKGVIYFQAIEEVYYDHLRSAAKSPNPALTFCVKTHDRLYFMVAPSAEAMRIWMDVIVTGAEGYTQFMN